In one window of Chryseobacterium phocaeense DNA:
- a CDS encoding DUF6496 domain-containing protein, with protein MSKTKYSEKAQDKVGKVMHEFKEGKLKSSSGEKVTSRKQAVAIGISEAREKGLKVPKKKKE; from the coding sequence ATGAGCAAGACTAAATATTCAGAAAAAGCTCAGGACAAAGTAGGAAAAGTAATGCACGAATTCAAGGAAGGAAAACTAAAATCCTCTTCCGGAGAAAAAGTAACCAGCCGAAAACAGGCTGTTGCCATCGGGATCTCTGAAGCCAGAGAAAAAGGGCTGAAGGTCCCGAAGAAGAAAAAGGAATAA
- a CDS encoding S9 family peptidase, giving the protein MKKIFLTLTVAVAFHHAAAQEITLDKIYSGYYRGKGIAGIASMKNGENYLVIEPTGIAKYSYKTSQKEGNIVDGQFESYEFSDDESKILLLKESQPIYRHSFLGKFEVKDLKSGKTISLNDGKTVQEPRFSPDATKVAFIAENNLFYQDLSSGKITQITTDGKKNSILNGLADWVYEEEFGHARLYEWTKNSDAVVFVKSDESQVPEIYIPIYGKKLYPEEMRYKYPKAGEKNSVVSAQLYRLDTGKTTALNLSSFKNYYIPNVVQTAKPDEIVLITSERIQNASDVLKVNTKTGAVQKLFTETDEKWIDTDSPTLEFLEDDSFLWASERDGNRHLYWYDKDGKLKKQITKGNWEVTDYYGFNPKSKEIYVQTTEKGSINKVVSKVNIENGKSQLISNAEGNNSANFSKNYNYFIETSSTAAKPYTFVLKDGNGKTVKELQNNNDQLQKLKADNFVDKEFITIPNDAGDQMNAWIMKPKNFDPNKKYPLFMYQYSGPGSQQVANSWDAGNALWFNHLVQKGYIVACVDGRGTGYKGTKFKKVTYMNLGKYEIEDQITAAKWFGNQSYIDKTRIGMFGWSFGGYMTSLAMTKGADVFKAGIAVAPVTNWRYYDSVYTERFMRTPQENPDGYDKNSPTEYAKLLKGKLLLIHGTADDNVHFQNSMEFSEALIQNKKQFDFMAYPDKNHGIYGGQTRQQLYQKMTDFILNNL; this is encoded by the coding sequence ATGAAAAAAATATTCTTAACTCTTACTGTGGCTGTTGCCTTTCATCATGCAGCTGCTCAGGAAATCACTTTAGATAAAATATATTCAGGATATTACCGTGGTAAAGGTATTGCTGGCATTGCTTCCATGAAAAACGGAGAGAATTATCTGGTGATTGAGCCCACCGGTATTGCCAAGTATTCTTATAAAACTTCACAGAAAGAAGGAAATATTGTTGACGGCCAGTTTGAAAGCTATGAATTTTCCGATGATGAATCAAAAATTCTTCTTTTAAAAGAAAGCCAGCCTATTTACAGACATTCTTTTCTTGGAAAATTTGAGGTAAAAGATCTTAAATCCGGAAAAACAATCAGTCTGAATGATGGCAAGACAGTTCAGGAACCAAGATTTTCCCCTGATGCCACCAAGGTAGCATTTATCGCTGAAAATAATTTATTTTACCAGGACCTGAGTTCCGGGAAAATTACGCAGATCACTACCGATGGTAAGAAAAACTCAATTCTTAACGGGCTTGCAGACTGGGTATATGAAGAGGAATTCGGGCATGCAAGACTGTATGAGTGGACTAAAAACTCAGACGCAGTTGTATTTGTAAAATCCGATGAAAGTCAGGTTCCTGAGATCTATATTCCAATCTACGGTAAAAAGCTTTATCCTGAAGAAATGCGTTACAAATATCCTAAGGCAGGAGAAAAAAACTCTGTGGTTTCAGCTCAGCTTTACCGTCTCGATACAGGAAAAACCACTGCTTTAAATTTAAGTTCCTTTAAAAACTATTATATTCCGAACGTAGTACAGACCGCAAAACCTGACGAAATCGTTCTGATCACTTCTGAAAGAATTCAGAATGCTTCTGATGTTTTAAAGGTAAACACCAAAACCGGAGCCGTTCAGAAATTATTTACCGAAACTGACGAGAAATGGATTGATACAGACAGTCCTACCCTGGAATTCCTGGAAGATGATTCTTTCCTTTGGGCTTCTGAAAGAGATGGAAACCGTCATCTGTACTGGTACGACAAAGACGGTAAGCTTAAAAAACAGATTACGAAAGGAAACTGGGAAGTAACGGATTACTACGGATTCAATCCAAAATCTAAAGAAATTTACGTTCAGACTACTGAAAAAGGAAGCATCAATAAAGTAGTTTCCAAAGTAAATATTGAAAACGGAAAATCTCAGCTGATTTCCAATGCGGAAGGAAATAATTCTGCCAACTTCAGTAAAAATTACAACTATTTCATCGAAACCTCTTCTACCGCTGCTAAACCGTATACCTTTGTTTTAAAAGACGGAAACGGTAAAACTGTAAAAGAGCTTCAAAACAATAATGACCAGCTTCAGAAATTAAAGGCTGATAATTTCGTAGACAAAGAATTTATCACCATTCCTAATGACGCCGGAGATCAGATGAATGCCTGGATCATGAAGCCTAAAAACTTTGATCCGAACAAAAAATATCCGCTGTTTATGTATCAGTATTCCGGACCCGGATCTCAGCAGGTGGCTAATTCATGGGATGCAGGAAATGCACTATGGTTCAATCATCTGGTGCAGAAAGGATACATCGTGGCGTGTGTAGACGGTCGTGGAACCGGTTACAAAGGCACTAAATTCAAGAAAGTGACGTACATGAATTTAGGGAAATATGAGATTGAAGATCAGATCACCGCTGCCAAATGGTTCGGAAACCAGTCTTATATTGATAAAACAAGAATCGGAATGTTCGGATGGAGCTTTGGAGGATATATGACCAGCTTGGCGATGACCAAAGGGGCTGATGTTTTCAAGGCCGGAATTGCCGTAGCACCGGTAACCAACTGGAGATATTATGATTCTGTTTACACGGAAAGATTCATGAGAACCCCTCAGGAAAATCCGGATGGGTATGACAAAAATTCGCCTACAGAATACGCTAAACTATTAAAAGGAAAACTATTACTGATCCACGGAACTGCCGATGACAACGTACATTTCCAGAATTCAATGGAGTTCTCCGAAGCTTTGATTCAAAATAAGAAACAATTTGATTTCATGGCTTATCCTGATAAAAATCACGGAATTTACGGTGGCCAGACCAGACAGCAGCTATACCAGAAAATGACGGATTTTATTTTGAATAATTTGTAG
- a CDS encoding PDDEXK nuclease domain-containing protein encodes MEISEDSLFQSVKEIIRQSREKVFRIANSTLLLTYWQIGKLIVEDEQEGKERAEYGKQTLKNLSKKLSLEFGKGFDYTNLSNMRKFYKAFPIIDAVRQQLSWTHYRLLLKIDIPKKINYYIEESIQNNWSSRDLKRQINSLAYERVLEHKKSPVENIHSVLKDPYIFEFLGLTPDQKISEKEIETAIIDHIQKFLLEFGKGFAFVARQQHISTDTSDFYIDLVFYNYILKCFVIIDLKTGELSHQDIGQIDMYVRMYDDMKRSEGDNPTIGILLCSEKDETMVKYSVLDDKNNLFASKYLLYLPKEEELKEIIDQDRLRFELDQK; translated from the coding sequence ATGGAAATTTCCGAAGATTCTTTATTCCAGTCCGTAAAGGAAATTATTAGGCAGTCGCGCGAAAAAGTGTTTCGGATCGCGAATTCTACCTTACTGCTTACGTACTGGCAGATCGGAAAATTGATTGTAGAAGATGAGCAAGAGGGAAAAGAAAGAGCAGAATATGGAAAACAGACGTTAAAAAATCTTTCTAAGAAACTTTCTTTGGAATTCGGAAAAGGCTTTGATTATACCAATCTTTCCAATATGCGTAAGTTTTATAAGGCTTTTCCAATTATTGACGCAGTGCGTCAACAATTGAGCTGGACCCATTACAGGCTTTTACTAAAAATAGATATTCCTAAAAAAATCAACTATTATATAGAGGAAAGCATTCAGAATAACTGGAGCTCGAGAGATCTGAAAAGACAGATCAATTCCCTTGCCTATGAAAGAGTTCTTGAACATAAGAAATCTCCTGTTGAAAACATTCACAGCGTTTTAAAAGACCCTTACATCTTTGAATTTCTGGGATTAACACCGGATCAGAAAATCTCCGAAAAAGAAATTGAAACAGCCATCATCGACCATATCCAGAAATTTCTTCTGGAATTTGGGAAAGGATTTGCGTTCGTAGCCAGACAACAGCATATTTCCACAGATACTTCAGATTTTTATATTGATCTTGTTTTTTACAATTATATCTTAAAATGCTTTGTGATCATTGACCTCAAAACCGGAGAACTATCCCACCAGGATATCGGGCAGATTGATATGTATGTAAGAATGTACGATGATATGAAACGAAGTGAGGGCGACAATCCCACCATCGGAATTTTACTATGTTCAGAAAAAGACGAAACCATGGTAAAATACTCCGTGCTGGATGACAAAAACAATCTGTTTGCCAGCAAATATCTTCTTTATCTTCCCAAAGAAGAGGAATTAAAAGAAATCATAGACCAGGACAGGCTACGCTTTGAACTGGATCAAAAATAA
- a CDS encoding thioredoxin family protein, producing the protein MKKIISIFLLLIVNFNFAQIKWMSIEEALEAQKENPKKILVDFYADWCGPCKIMDKKTYGHAVIAQIINENYYPVKFDAEEKKSITAFGRTFANDNTEHKKGRNSLHEFTQYMNVGAVPSTVFLDEKGGPITILQGELSAKELEPYLEFISKDLFKKIRSREQWEDYQKKFKSKIKD; encoded by the coding sequence ATGAAAAAAATTATAAGCATATTCTTGCTACTTATAGTAAATTTTAATTTTGCCCAGATCAAATGGATGAGTATTGAGGAAGCTTTAGAAGCCCAGAAAGAAAATCCAAAAAAGATTCTCGTTGATTTTTATGCAGACTGGTGCGGGCCATGCAAGATTATGGATAAAAAGACCTATGGTCATGCGGTCATTGCGCAGATCATCAATGAAAATTACTATCCTGTAAAATTCGATGCTGAGGAAAAAAAATCCATTACTGCTTTTGGAAGAACCTTCGCCAATGATAATACGGAACATAAAAAAGGAAGGAATTCCCTGCATGAATTCACCCAATACATGAATGTGGGAGCCGTTCCAAGCACTGTATTTCTTGATGAGAAAGGCGGTCCTATTACGATCCTTCAGGGAGAGTTGTCTGCTAAAGAGCTGGAGCCTTATCTGGAATTTATCTCGAAAGATCTCTTTAAAAAGATCCGTTCCAGAGAGCAATGGGAAGATTATCAGAAAAAATTCAAATCTAAGATCAAAGATTAA
- a CDS encoding peptide MFS transporter, whose translation MKTKHPKGLPYLFFTEMWERFGYYLILGIFVLYVIEPTGMKGGLGLPDKTADDIFGTYIALTYLTPFLGGFLADRVLGYIKSIYLGGILMAAGYIGMGVFKELPLFYGSLALIIIGNGFFKPTISTLLGNLYSEEPYKANKDSGYNIFYMGINIGAFICNIIAAFMRNKFGWGEAFITAGVGMLVGLIIFTIGRKHYIHAAQMKPVEEGDTKLSEILIKVFVPAIAVGAIGWFIPGNIFGSDSTDAFIFACAPVIYFYASLYFKAKPEEKPSIGALLSVFLISMFFWAVFKQNGTALTRWANYYTDRSVPASVEKPLEDIYMVEGKSYETKEVPVYDNQFQSQKDKDGNTIKEQGKDVYFKNITPEQRAALEKNPETKVYLYNTELFQSINPFWVIALTPVIVGFWALLRRKGKEPLTPTKIVLGLFISGLSCLVMVLAVMAGDNGAVKVSPLWLVAGYGVITIGELCLSPMGLSFVSKLSPARITALMMGGFFLANSVGNKLSGILASTWYNYDNKMNYFLVNFALLIFATLLGLSMLKRLNKIMKEKGH comes from the coding sequence ATGAAGACTAAACATCCTAAAGGCCTGCCCTACCTCTTTTTCACAGAAATGTGGGAGCGTTTCGGGTACTATCTGATTCTTGGAATCTTTGTCCTGTATGTTATTGAACCTACCGGAATGAAAGGAGGACTTGGACTTCCTGACAAAACGGCTGATGATATTTTCGGAACCTATATTGCTTTAACGTACCTAACCCCTTTCCTTGGAGGATTTTTGGCGGACAGGGTTTTAGGGTATATAAAATCAATTTACCTTGGAGGAATCCTTATGGCTGCCGGATATATCGGAATGGGTGTTTTCAAGGAACTTCCTCTTTTTTACGGTTCCCTGGCGCTGATTATCATTGGAAACGGTTTCTTTAAGCCTACCATTTCCACGCTTTTGGGAAATCTGTATTCTGAGGAACCTTATAAAGCCAATAAAGACTCAGGGTATAATATTTTCTATATGGGAATCAATATCGGAGCCTTTATCTGTAATATTATTGCAGCGTTTATGCGAAATAAATTCGGATGGGGTGAAGCTTTCATCACTGCCGGTGTAGGAATGCTTGTTGGTCTTATTATCTTTACCATCGGAAGAAAACACTATATTCATGCAGCACAGATGAAGCCTGTAGAAGAAGGAGATACCAAGCTTTCTGAAATTTTAATTAAAGTGTTTGTCCCAGCTATTGCAGTGGGGGCCATTGGATGGTTTATTCCAGGGAATATTTTCGGTAGCGACAGTACGGATGCCTTTATTTTTGCATGTGCTCCTGTTATTTATTTCTACGCATCACTTTATTTTAAAGCAAAACCTGAGGAAAAACCGTCAATCGGGGCCCTACTTTCCGTGTTTCTGATCAGTATGTTCTTTTGGGCCGTTTTTAAACAGAATGGTACAGCTCTTACGAGATGGGCTAATTATTATACGGACAGAAGTGTTCCTGCCTCTGTGGAAAAACCTCTTGAGGACATTTATATGGTGGAAGGAAAAAGTTACGAGACCAAAGAAGTTCCGGTGTATGATAACCAGTTCCAGTCCCAGAAAGACAAAGACGGGAATACCATTAAGGAGCAAGGGAAAGATGTTTATTTCAAAAATATCACACCTGAACAGCGTGCTGCATTAGAGAAAAACCCTGAAACTAAGGTCTATTTGTACAATACGGAATTATTCCAGTCCATCAATCCTTTCTGGGTAATTGCCCTTACTCCTGTTATTGTAGGATTCTGGGCTTTATTGAGAAGGAAGGGAAAAGAGCCTTTAACACCTACAAAAATTGTTTTGGGACTGTTCATATCGGGCTTATCCTGTTTAGTAATGGTGCTTGCGGTTATGGCCGGGGACAACGGTGCGGTAAAAGTTTCACCTTTATGGCTGGTAGCCGGTTACGGAGTGATTACCATCGGGGAGCTATGCCTTTCTCCTATGGGCCTTTCTTTTGTTTCCAAGCTTTCTCCTGCAAGAATCACGGCATTGATGATGGGAGGTTTTTTCCTTGCCAACTCAGTAGGAAATAAGCTTTCGGGTATTCTGGCCAGTACGTGGTACAATTATGACAACAAAATGAATTATTTCCTGGTTAATTTTGCCTTGTTAATATTTGCAACACTTTTAGGACTGTCTATGTTAAAAAGGTTAAACAAAATCATGAAGGAAAAAGGACACTAA
- a CDS encoding peptide MFS transporter, whose product MDNTEALSPKPDEFVENKNSKHPKGLWVLFGTEMWERFNFYGMRALLTLFMVNSLLIKEADAAIIYGGFLALCYLTPLLGGFIADKYIGNRNAILIGGSLMAIGQFLLFISASTFSADLGSSKMIMWLALFVIIFGNGFFKPNISSMVGSLYPKQEKSKLDSAFTIFYMGINIGAFLGQFICPYVGDVKDATTGVRDIFAFKWGFLAASLAMVIGTITFFILKNKYVVTPEGRPIGGLPKHNTSEDFEEGETQTAKFSGGALGFTGLIFVILFFAFRYLLVGEFGFNSVEMGQLIKGIIYPFIYAAGISLAFLIMSSAENKVERQRIWVIYIVSFFIIFFWAAFEQAGSSLTFIADNQTDRNIFGWNMPPSMVQIFNGIFVVLLAVPFSLTWDKLRAKGKEPVSPFKQAMGLALIALSYFIIAHNVKDLGNSGLLAIKWLMLLYFIQTCGELCLSPIGLSLVGKLAPKRFASLLYGVFFISNAAGYALAGSLGALIPATGDKFKKAEEIGVNLQDVLDKKVTLTAEQTAAFEKAQLPLHNPTFAGFEIHNLFEFFMVFVVLCGIASVILAFLSPILKKMMHGVK is encoded by the coding sequence ATGGATAATACTGAAGCATTAAGTCCGAAGCCGGATGAATTTGTAGAGAATAAGAATTCAAAGCATCCAAAGGGGTTATGGGTTCTTTTCGGAACAGAAATGTGGGAGCGTTTCAACTTTTATGGAATGAGAGCACTTTTAACGCTCTTTATGGTAAATTCCTTATTGATAAAAGAAGCGGATGCGGCAATCATCTACGGTGGATTTTTAGCTTTATGTTATTTAACCCCTCTTTTGGGAGGTTTCATTGCTGATAAATATATCGGAAACAGAAATGCCATCTTAATCGGTGGTTCTTTAATGGCAATCGGCCAGTTTCTGCTTTTCATCAGTGCCTCTACTTTCTCTGCAGATTTAGGCAGCTCTAAAATGATCATGTGGCTCGCTTTATTCGTTATCATCTTTGGTAATGGATTTTTCAAGCCTAATATTTCCTCAATGGTGGGAAGCCTTTATCCTAAGCAGGAAAAATCCAAGTTAGACTCTGCTTTTACCATTTTCTATATGGGGATCAACATCGGGGCATTCCTTGGACAATTTATCTGTCCGTACGTAGGAGATGTGAAAGATGCGACTACAGGTGTAAGAGACATTTTTGCATTTAAATGGGGATTTCTTGCAGCTTCACTGGCTATGGTAATTGGAACAATAACATTCTTTATCCTTAAAAATAAATACGTGGTAACACCGGAAGGAAGGCCTATCGGTGGACTGCCAAAACACAATACAAGTGAAGATTTTGAAGAAGGTGAAACGCAGACTGCAAAATTCTCCGGAGGAGCATTAGGTTTTACAGGACTTATCTTCGTTATTTTATTTTTCGCTTTCAGATATTTACTGGTTGGAGAATTCGGATTTAATTCTGTAGAAATGGGTCAGCTGATTAAAGGTATCATCTATCCTTTTATCTATGCAGCCGGTATTTCCCTGGCATTCCTGATCATGAGTTCTGCTGAAAATAAAGTGGAAAGACAAAGAATCTGGGTAATTTATATCGTATCCTTCTTTATTATTTTCTTCTGGGCAGCTTTCGAGCAAGCAGGATCTTCTTTAACCTTTATAGCGGATAACCAGACGGACAGAAACATCTTCGGATGGAATATGCCGCCATCAATGGTTCAGATCTTCAATGGTATTTTCGTTGTATTACTGGCTGTTCCTTTCAGTTTAACGTGGGATAAGCTCAGAGCAAAAGGAAAAGAGCCGGTATCTCCTTTCAAACAGGCGATGGGATTGGCATTGATTGCACTTTCTTACTTCATCATTGCACACAACGTAAAAGATCTTGGAAATTCAGGGTTATTGGCTATTAAATGGTTAATGCTTCTGTATTTCATTCAGACTTGTGGTGAGCTTTGCCTGTCTCCTATCGGTTTATCATTGGTAGGTAAATTGGCTCCAAAAAGATTTGCTTCATTATTATACGGTGTTTTCTTCATTTCCAATGCTGCCGGCTATGCTTTGGCAGGTTCATTAGGAGCACTTATCCCTGCAACAGGTGATAAATTTAAGAAAGCAGAGGAAATAGGCGTAAATCTTCAGGATGTTTTGGATAAAAAAGTAACCCTGACTGCAGAGCAGACAGCGGCATTTGAAAAAGCTCAGTTACCATTGCACAATCCTACATTTGCAGGATTTGAAATCCATAACTTATTCGAATTCTTTATGGTATTCGTGGTACTTTGTGGTATTGCATCGGTAATCCTTGCGTTCCTTTCTCCAATATTAAAGAAAATGATGCACGGTGTAAAATAA
- a CDS encoding peptide MFS transporter → MSLTLDEIQNFKGKYPRQIWSLFFSEMWERFCFYGMRGMLVFFMISQLNFHEKEANLQYGATQAFVYAFTFVGGLFADKILGFRKSLFWGGLLMIVGSLILATDPHRFFFLGIAFTVVGTGFFKPNISSMVGQLYKPNDSRADAGFSLFYAGINLGALLGGYLCIAIGKGEILGNTIPEEIRWNIAFGLASVVMVISLINFIFTQRRLGTIGLQPGHPQAEVKAAPIPKWQEYGVYVLSLIFVPVIMKMVAKTEYTDYFMWTIGPLTLIYLFYEMSKVTASERKKLWAALIFIIFSILFWGIYEQSGGSLSIFAAKNLNKDLLGLDPNGVNNSGGAFFIIFLAPLIGLLWLWLSKRKIEPNTVVKFGLGFIFLGLGYYVLFATRLFADLQGITSLNFFTLALLIITLGELCLSPIGLSIMTKLSTKNLQGMMMGMWFLASAYGQYVAGIIGAGLATAKEGSTNYDALITYTDGYKQLGLYAVIAGVVLILLSSFVRKLMQDVK, encoded by the coding sequence ATGAGCTTAACTCTAGATGAAATACAGAATTTCAAAGGAAAATATCCCAGACAGATCTGGAGCCTTTTTTTCTCTGAAATGTGGGAGCGTTTCTGTTTCTACGGAATGCGCGGAATGCTGGTTTTCTTTATGATATCCCAACTTAACTTCCACGAAAAAGAAGCCAACCTTCAATATGGCGCCACACAGGCTTTCGTATACGCCTTTACCTTTGTAGGAGGACTTTTTGCCGATAAAATCCTTGGATTCAGAAAATCCCTGTTCTGGGGAGGACTTCTGATGATTGTCGGAAGTTTAATTCTGGCAACAGACCCACACCGGTTCTTTTTCTTAGGAATTGCATTCACTGTAGTAGGAACAGGTTTTTTTAAACCCAATATCTCGTCAATGGTAGGCCAACTGTACAAACCTAACGATTCCAGGGCAGATGCCGGTTTTTCTCTTTTTTATGCGGGAATCAACCTTGGTGCCTTGCTTGGCGGATATTTATGTATCGCTATCGGAAAAGGAGAAATTCTTGGAAATACAATCCCTGAGGAAATACGATGGAATATTGCTTTTGGCCTGGCCTCTGTAGTTATGGTTATCAGTCTGATCAACTTCATCTTTACCCAAAGAAGATTGGGAACCATTGGACTTCAGCCGGGGCATCCTCAGGCAGAAGTAAAAGCCGCTCCTATTCCAAAATGGCAAGAATACGGGGTATATGTTTTATCGCTTATTTTTGTTCCGGTTATTATGAAAATGGTGGCTAAAACAGAATATACAGATTATTTTATGTGGACCATAGGCCCGCTTACACTGATTTATCTGTTCTATGAAATGTCTAAAGTAACCGCATCTGAACGTAAAAAACTCTGGGCAGCTCTGATATTCATTATTTTCTCCATCCTATTCTGGGGAATTTATGAGCAGAGTGGCGGTTCATTAAGTATTTTCGCCGCTAAAAATCTTAATAAAGATCTTCTTGGACTGGATCCGAATGGTGTGAATAATTCAGGAGGTGCATTCTTTATCATCTTCCTTGCCCCACTTATCGGGCTTCTTTGGCTTTGGCTGAGCAAAAGAAAAATTGAACCTAATACAGTTGTTAAATTCGGTTTAGGATTTATTTTCTTAGGCCTTGGATATTATGTTTTATTCGCTACAAGACTTTTTGCGGATCTTCAGGGAATCACATCACTGAACTTTTTCACACTGGCACTTCTTATTATCACACTAGGGGAATTGTGCCTGTCACCAATCGGATTATCGATTATGACAAAGCTTTCCACAAAGAATCTTCAGGGAATGATGATGGGAATGTGGTTTCTGGCTTCAGCCTACGGACAGTACGTTGCAGGAATCATAGGAGCAGGTCTTGCCACCGCTAAAGAGGGTTCTACCAACTATGATGCTTTGATCACTTATACTGATGGATATAAACAATTAGGATTATACGCGGTAATTGCCGGTGTGGTATTAATTTTGTTATCATCGTTCGTAAGAAAATTAATGCAGGATGTAAAATAA
- the glgP gene encoding alpha-glucan family phosphorylase → MDFKNFKIPYTVNPQYSKKTAYFSMEFAIDQVLKIYSGGLGFLAGSHMRSAYNLKQDLIGIGILWKFGYYDQARNHDQTLQPVWTRKMYSFLEDTGIKFQIEIHSAPVWVKVWYLDPEIFNTAPMFFLSTDVPENDHVSKTICHKLYDANESTKLAQYILLGKGGAKLLDEINAEREVYHLNEAHGLPAAFYLLKKYNGDLNCVKEKLVFTTHTPEEAGNEKHNLKLCYDMSYFSGFSMQDVKSIEGADDDRFNHSLCALKMARIANGVSKLHGVVSRAMWSKYPGICEITSITNAQEFKYWADKPLYNAKDENDATVFDYRKKHLKKRLFTIVADQTGNLFNPNVFTIVWARRFAGYKRADLLLHDKERFHKLLNNSKYPVQIIWSGKPYPMDYSAISTFNTLVEESKNHKNMAVLTGYELSLSKSLKQGSDLWLNNPRVPREASGTSGMSAAMNGSVNLSTDDGWIPEFAKPGENSFVVPQADYLNMSIYEQDTYDLNQLYEILENEILPMYYDQPERWRKIQYNAMNDVQEQFNSDRMADEYYRILYDNGRKG, encoded by the coding sequence ATGGATTTTAAAAATTTTAAAATACCTTACACCGTCAATCCACAATATTCTAAGAAAACCGCTTATTTCTCGATGGAATTTGCCATTGATCAGGTTTTAAAAATATATTCGGGAGGCCTGGGATTCCTGGCAGGATCTCATATGAGAAGTGCTTACAACCTTAAACAGGATCTTATCGGGATTGGTATTCTATGGAAATTCGGCTATTATGATCAGGCCAGAAATCATGACCAGACCCTTCAGCCGGTATGGACCAGAAAAATGTACAGCTTTCTTGAAGATACGGGAATCAAATTCCAGATTGAGATCCACAGTGCCCCGGTATGGGTAAAGGTTTGGTATCTGGATCCTGAAATTTTCAATACGGCCCCCATGTTCTTTCTTTCTACAGATGTTCCTGAAAACGATCACGTCTCCAAAACCATCTGCCATAAATTATACGACGCCAACGAATCTACAAAACTGGCTCAGTATATCCTGCTTGGAAAAGGAGGAGCCAAATTACTGGATGAAATCAATGCGGAAAGAGAAGTATACCACCTAAATGAAGCTCACGGACTGCCTGCAGCATTCTATCTTCTCAAAAAATATAACGGAGACCTGAACTGCGTAAAGGAAAAACTGGTTTTCACCACTCATACACCTGAAGAGGCAGGAAATGAAAAACATAACCTGAAACTGTGTTATGACATGTCCTATTTTTCAGGATTCAGCATGCAGGATGTAAAAAGCATTGAAGGTGCTGATGATGATCGTTTCAATCATTCATTGTGCGCTTTGAAAATGGCACGAATTGCCAATGGTGTATCTAAACTGCATGGGGTAGTTTCCAGAGCAATGTGGAGCAAATATCCGGGAATCTGTGAAATTACCTCCATTACGAACGCTCAGGAATTCAAATACTGGGCAGATAAACCTCTTTACAACGCCAAAGATGAAAACGATGCAACTGTTTTCGATTATCGTAAGAAGCATTTAAAGAAAAGACTGTTCACCATTGTGGCAGATCAGACCGGAAACCTCTTCAACCCGAATGTTTTCACCATCGTCTGGGCCAGAAGATTTGCAGGTTACAAACGCGCAGATTTATTGCTGCACGATAAAGAAAGATTCCATAAGCTTTTAAATAATTCCAAATATCCTGTACAGATCATCTGGTCAGGAAAACCTTATCCTATGGACTACTCTGCCATTTCTACATTCAACACGCTGGTGGAAGAAAGTAAAAACCATAAAAATATGGCTGTTCTTACAGGGTATGAACTATCTTTAAGCAAATCTTTAAAGCAAGGTTCTGATTTGTGGCTGAATAATCCGAGAGTCCCGAGAGAAGCTTCAGGAACCTCAGGAATGTCCGCTGCAATGAACGGATCCGTAAACCTTTCTACTGATGACGGATGGATTCCTGAATTTGCAAAACCGGGAGAAAATTCATTTGTGGTTCCACAGGCAGATTATCTAAACATGAGCATCTATGAACAGGATACCTACGACCTTAATCAATTGTATGAGATCCTTGAAAATGAAATTCTCCCTATGTATTATGATCAGCCCGAACGTTGGAGAAAAATACAGTATAATGCAATGAATGATGTGCAGGAACAGTTCAATAGTGATAGAATGGCGGATGAATATTACAGGATTTTGTATGATAATGGGCGAAAAGGCTAA